The genomic segment CGACAAACCTTTCGCCATGTTGAATCGGTGGAATTCGTCAATGGCTGATTGGGTCGATAGAATTGTTTGCGGCTTGGCTTGATTGGTAACCCTTAGAATGTCGTTTAATAGCGCTGAATCAATTTGGTTTCGTTTTTTCATATTCTCATCACCCCGTCAATTCTTTCTGCGGATGACTGTAACCGGTGCGTTTTGAATTCGTGGTAGTATGACGTGGTGATTGGGAATAGAAAATACCCGCCATTGAATGAACAATGACGGGTAAAATTGTTGTAATCATATGCCCTCGGCGAGAATCGAACTCACATCTTAAGCTTCGGAGGCTCACGTGCTATCCGTTGCACCACGAGGGCGTTACAAATCGGCTAACTTTTGCAGCAGACTAGATTTATTATACTGGTGTAGCTCAATGAATGCAATGCTTATTTTGAAAGCGTTATATTTGACCTTCGTTGACCATACTATGTATGATAAAGTTACAGTTGAAACGAAGTTATGTTTCAATAGGTAGACAACACTATCCAGCTTGAAGGAGGAAATAGAATGAATCTAATACCTACAGTAATTGAACAGACTAGCCGCGGTGAGCGTGCTTACGACATCTATTCACGTCTATTGAAAGACCGTATTATCATGCTTGGAAGTGGAATCGATGACAACGTTGCGAACTCTATCGTTGCTCAACTCCTATTTTTAGAAGCAGAAGATCCGGATAAAGATATTTCCATCTACATTAATAGCCCCGGGGGAAGCGTCACTGCTGGTATGGCGATTTTTGACACAATGCAATTCATCAAACCTGACATCCAAACAATTTGTATGGGGATGGCTGCATCTATGGGATCGTTCCTACTAGCGGCGGGTACTAAAGGGAAACGTTATGCGCTTCCTAACGCAGAAGTAATGATTCACCAACCATTAGGTGGAGCACAAGGGCAAGCAACAGAAATTGAAATTGCTGCAAAACATATCCTTTTCACTCGTGAAAAACTAAACTTGATTCTTGCTGAGCGTACTGGCCAATCGGTTGAAGTAATTGCGAGAGATACGGACCGCGACAACTTCATGACAGCTGAACGTGCGAAAGAATACGGT from the Sporosarcina psychrophila genome contains:
- the clpP gene encoding ATP-dependent Clp endopeptidase proteolytic subunit ClpP; amino-acid sequence: MNLIPTVIEQTSRGERAYDIYSRLLKDRIIMLGSGIDDNVANSIVAQLLFLEAEDPDKDISIYINSPGGSVTAGMAIFDTMQFIKPDIQTICMGMAASMGSFLLAAGTKGKRYALPNAEVMIHQPLGGAQGQATEIEIAAKHILFTREKLNLILAERTGQSVEVIARDTDRDNFMTAERAKEYGLIDHIITRSDMKDGAKTKPESK